The Astyanax mexicanus isolate ESR-SI-001 chromosome 12, AstMex3_surface, whole genome shotgun sequence genome window below encodes:
- the star gene encoding steroidogenic acute regulatory protein, mitochondrial: MLPATFKLCAGISYRHTRNMTGLRRNAMMAITHELSKLSGPGPSTWVKHIRRSNSLLCSRIEEETLSESEQGYVQQGQLALQKSINILSDQDGWQTEIETSTGDKVLSKVLPDIGKVFKLEVVLDQQPDDLYEELVDNIEKMGEWNPNVKQVKILQKVGQDTMVTHEMASETPGNVVGPRDFVSVRCAKRRGSTCFLAGMATQHPSMPEQKGFVRAENGPTCIVLKPSTDDPNKTQFTWLLNLDLKGWIPKTVINRVLSQTQVDFANHLRHRMASSGGMETAMAC; the protein is encoded by the exons ATGCTGCCTGCTacttttaaactgtgtgctgGCATTTCCTACAGGCACACGAGGAACATGACAG GCCTAAGGAGGAACGCTATGATGGCCATCACCCACGAGCTGAGCAAACTCTCTGGACCCGGCCCAAGCACATGGGTCAAACACATCCGCCGCAGTAACTCACTGCTCT GCAGCAGGATTGAAGAGGAAACGCTAAGTGAATCTGAGCAGGGCTACGTTCAGCAGGGTCAGCTGGCACTACAAAAATCCATCAATATCCTCAGCGACCAGGATGGCTGGCaaacagagatagagaca TCCACAGGCGACAAAGTGCTGAGCAAGGTTCTGCCAGACATTGGGAAGGTGTTCAAGCTGGAGGTGGTCCTGGACCAGCAGCCTGATGATCTGTATGAAGAGCTGGTCGACAACATTGAAAAGATGGGGGAGTGGAACCCTAATGTCAAACAAGTAAAG ATTCTGCAGAAGGTTGGTCAGGACACTATGGTCACTCATGAGATGGCTTCAGAGACTCCGGGGAATGTGGTGGGTCCGCGGGATTTTGTAAGTGTGCGCTGTGCTAAACGTAGAGGCTCCACTTGCTTCCTGGCTGGGATGGCCACCCAGCACCCCAGCATGCCCGAACAGAAAGGATTTGTGAG gGCAGAGAACGGGCCTACCTGTATTGTGCTGAAACCAAGTACAGATGACCCAAACAAGACACAGTTCACCTGGTTACTCAACTTAGACCTGAAG GGTTGGATCCCAAAGACAGTCATCAACAGAGTGCTATCTCAGACGCAGGTGGATTTCGCGAATCATCTCAGACACAGAATGGCCTCCAGTGGTGGCATGGAGACAGCAATGGCCTGCTGA